The Solea solea chromosome 19, fSolSol10.1, whole genome shotgun sequence genome has a window encoding:
- the LOC131446047 gene encoding prosaposin isoform X1, which translates to MASLKFMVLLSIGLQGYSLTSALNTGDLQSFSDATGTSDESVFQATKQTGDVCQDCTQIFELLADLLSNTDIETKMIEGIDRVCDLLPGPSTAAKFCREEVEKMLPLAIAFITSAVKPEEACKIMGLCQSCDKQEKMLSYFVKEALQAAVTSDNKQPTTHCSFCVFLLKTLEDLLPKERTEALVMKLLEEICKIMPAPYQDQCEDIINKVTKTVLDAILSFATPKTICTLLHLCKGQQAAPVDPCILITYRCRDVRTALRCGTLLYCQRFVWRPLDYNSL; encoded by the exons ATGGCTTCGCTCAAGTTCATGGTCCTTCTCTCCATTGGGCTCCAAGGCTACA GTCTGACTTCAGCCTTAAATACGGGGGATTTGCAGAGTTTTTCGGATGCAACGGGAACGAGTGACGAGTCTGTGTTTCAGGCCACAAAA cagacTGGGGACGTCTGCCAGGACTGCACCCAAATATTTGAACTTCTTGCAGATCTGCTTTCCAACACGGACATCGAG ACAAAGATGATAGAAGGCATTGACCGTGTGTGTGACCTCTTGCCTGGTCCGTCCACTGCTGCCAAGTTCTGCAGAGAAGAAGTGGAGAAGATGCTTCCTCTGGCCATCGCCTTCATCACCAGTGCTGTG aAACCAGAGGAGGCCTGCAAAATCATGGGGCTCTGCCAGTCCTGTGACAAACAGGAAAAGATGCTCAGCTATTTTGTGAAGGAGGCGCTTCAGGCTGCGGTGACAAGTGACAAT AAGCAGCCCACAACACACTGCTCCTTCTGCGTGTTTCTCCTCAAGACACTGGAGGACCTGCTGCCTaaagagaggacagag GCCCTTGTGATGAAGCTTCTGGAGGAGATTTGTAAAATCATGCCCGCCCCCTATCAAGACCAGTGCGAGGACATCATAAACAAGGTCACTAAGACAGTTCTAGATGCTATACTGAGCTTCGCCACACCCAAGACCATCTGCACACTCCTCCACCTGTGTAAAGGACAGCAGGCAGCTCCAGTCG ATCCGTGCATTTTGATAACTTACAGGTGCAGAGACGTGAGGACTGCCCTCAGATGTGGA ACTCTGCTCTACTGTCAGAGATTTGTCTGGAGGCCACTCGACTACAACTCGCTCTAA
- the LOC131446047 gene encoding prosaposin isoform X2 codes for MASLKFMVLLSIGLQGYSLTSALNTGDLQSFSDATGTSDESVFQATKTGDVCQDCTQIFELLADLLSNTDIETKMIEGIDRVCDLLPGPSTAAKFCREEVEKMLPLAIAFITSAVKPEEACKIMGLCQSCDKQEKMLSYFVKEALQAAVTSDNKQPTTHCSFCVFLLKTLEDLLPKERTEALVMKLLEEICKIMPAPYQDQCEDIINKVTKTVLDAILSFATPKTICTLLHLCKGQQAAPVDPCILITYRCRDVRTALRCGTLLYCQRFVWRPLDYNSL; via the exons ATGGCTTCGCTCAAGTTCATGGTCCTTCTCTCCATTGGGCTCCAAGGCTACA GTCTGACTTCAGCCTTAAATACGGGGGATTTGCAGAGTTTTTCGGATGCAACGGGAACGAGTGACGAGTCTGTGTTTCAGGCCACAAAA acTGGGGACGTCTGCCAGGACTGCACCCAAATATTTGAACTTCTTGCAGATCTGCTTTCCAACACGGACATCGAG ACAAAGATGATAGAAGGCATTGACCGTGTGTGTGACCTCTTGCCTGGTCCGTCCACTGCTGCCAAGTTCTGCAGAGAAGAAGTGGAGAAGATGCTTCCTCTGGCCATCGCCTTCATCACCAGTGCTGTG aAACCAGAGGAGGCCTGCAAAATCATGGGGCTCTGCCAGTCCTGTGACAAACAGGAAAAGATGCTCAGCTATTTTGTGAAGGAGGCGCTTCAGGCTGCGGTGACAAGTGACAAT AAGCAGCCCACAACACACTGCTCCTTCTGCGTGTTTCTCCTCAAGACACTGGAGGACCTGCTGCCTaaagagaggacagag GCCCTTGTGATGAAGCTTCTGGAGGAGATTTGTAAAATCATGCCCGCCCCCTATCAAGACCAGTGCGAGGACATCATAAACAAGGTCACTAAGACAGTTCTAGATGCTATACTGAGCTTCGCCACACCCAAGACCATCTGCACACTCCTCCACCTGTGTAAAGGACAGCAGGCAGCTCCAGTCG ATCCGTGCATTTTGATAACTTACAGGTGCAGAGACGTGAGGACTGCCCTCAGATGTGGA ACTCTGCTCTACTGTCAGAGATTTGTCTGGAGGCCACTCGACTACAACTCGCTCTAA
- the mpx gene encoding eosinophil peroxidase produces the protein MNDSPQHMEEEEGTVFSSSLLTAASPGQPRGRGLSLYKHRPYTRQNIAHITTSNLTGILVDTVADMLLSVVLVLGLCLLPAHLQTTDVRLGSPFLQHCFEEAKKLVDDAYKYSREESLRRVRREVVRPHDILRLLKQPRGDTRSAVRSADYMAQTLRLVHDRVHRVHKRSLNATDLLTEEDLKKLSIITGCAARVRIPQCRTMANINKYRPITSVCNNLNNPRLGASNTPFARLLPAEYDDGVSQPKGWNNRTINNVLLPLVRQVSNNILNTTDAGVVSDTQFSHMVTFFGQWNDHDLTFTPFSPSIRSFSNGVNCDESCEQTEPCIPIPIPPGDPRLPSRPDVCLPAFRSAPVCGTGNSAFNFGGEPNKREQINALTAFLDLSQVYGSEDNLALRLRDLTNDGGLMLVNDEFRDNGRELLPFTNVKADMCFTRRNITNNANAKEVKCFIAGDIRVDENIALTSIHTLFLREHNRLARALKRLNPHWDSETLYQEARKIMGAYTQVFVFRDYLTHILGEDAVRTQIGPYLRYNPNIDPSVSNVFATAAYRFAHLAIQPVLSRLNPNYREDVRFPSVPLFKAFFTPWRIVFEGGIDSLVRGLIGRPAKLNTQDHMMVTALRDRLFQFVQHLTLDLGSLNMQRGRDHGLAGYNAWRRLCGLSQPRNQAELGRVLNNNNLARRLLQLYGTPDNIDVWMGGVAEPFVQGGRVGPLFACLIARQFRSTRDGDRLWHQNPGVFTARQRAALSTATLARIICDNTGITSVTRNVFDVVSNRNRVVRCNAIQSLDLTAWKENLGCSGSGDNCIKVNGAENVTQPDPVEQPGLLDNEIH, from the exons ATGAACGATTCCCCTCAAcacatggaggaggaagaaggaactgtcttttcttcttctttactgaCAGCAGCTTCACCTGGACAACCCAGGGGGCGAGGCCTCTCTCTATATAAGCACCGTCCATACACGAGACAAAACATTGCTCACATCACAACTTCAAATCTCACAGGGATCCTCGTAGACACAG TTGCAGACATGCTTCTCTCTGTTGTTCTTGTGCTGGGCCTCTGTCTGCTGCCTGCTCACCTCCAAACAACAG ACGTGCGTCTCGGCAGTCCTTTTCTCCAACACTGCTTTGAGGAAGCAAAGAAACTCGTGGACGACGCATACAAGTACTCCAGAGAAGA gAGTCTGAGGCGAGTCCGCCGGGAGGTGGTGAGACCTCACGACATTCTGCGCCTCCTGAAGCAGCCTCGAGGAGACACGCGCTCAGCTGTGAGATCTGCAGACTACATGGCACAAACCCTCCGTCTGGTGCATGACAGAGTGCATCGTGTGCACAAGCGCTCACTCAATGCAACAG aTTTGCTCACTGAAGAGGATCTGAAAAAGCTCTCCATCATAACTGGATGTGCAGCTCGGGTCAGGATCCCACAGTGTCGCACCATGGCAAACATAAACAAGTATCGCCCAATCACCAGTGTCTGCAACAACCT AAATAACCCTCGCCTCGGCGCCTCCAACACGCCGTTCGCCCGTTTGCTGCCTGCCGAATATGACGACGGCGTCTCCCAACCAAAAGGCTGGAACAACCGCACAATCAACAACGTCCTTCTCCCACTG GTGCGACAGGTCTCCAACAACATCCTGAACACGACGGATGCAGGCGTGGTCAGCGACACACAGTTCTCTCACATGGTCACATTTTTTGGCCAGTGGAACGACCACGATCTCACCTTCACGCCGTTCTCTCCGAGCATCCGCTCCTTCAGCAACGGTGTGAACTGCGATGAGAGCTGTGAACAAACCGAGCCCTGCATCCCCATCCCG ATTCCTCCCGGTGACCCCCGCTTGCCCTCGCGCCCGGACGTCTGCCTCCCCGCGTTCAGATCGGCCCCTGTTTGCGGAACAGGAAACTCGGCCTTTAATTTCGGTGGCGAGCCCAACAAGAGAGAGCAGATCAACGCTCTGACGGCCTTCCTGGACCTCAGCCAGGTGTACGGCTCCGAGGACAACCTCGCCCTTCGTCTCCGTGACCTCACTAATGATGGTGGCCTGATGCTTGTGAACGACGAGTTCAGAGACAACGGGCGGGAGCTGCTGCCCTTCACGAATGTCAAGGCCGACATGTGTTTCACGCGCAGAAACATCACCAACAACGCCAACGCTAAAGAGGTGAAGTGCTTCATTGCAG GTGACATCCGTGTGGACGAGAACATCGCTCTGACGTCGATTCACACCCTGTTCCTGCGTGAGCATAACCGACTGGCTCGCGCCCTAAAGAGGCTGAACCCTCACTGGGACAGTGAGACGCTGTACCAGGAGGCCCGCAAGATCATGGGGGCTTACACACAG GTGTTTGTGTTCAGGGACTATCTGACACACATTCTGGGCGAGGACGCGGTGCGCACACAGATCGGACCGTACCTTCGCTACAATCCCAACATCGACCCCAGCGTGTCCAACGTCTTTGCAACGGCAGCTTACCGCTTCGCCCACCTGGCCATCCAGCCAGTCTTGTCCCGTCTGAACCCAAATTACAGAGAGGATGTTCGCTTCCCCAGCGTGCCCCTGTTCAAGGCCTTCTTCACGCCCTGGAGGATCGTGTTTGAGG GTGGCATTGACTCTCTGGTGCGCGGTCTGATCGGCCGTCCTGCTAAACTCAACACTCAGGATCACATGATGGTTACTGCTCTGAGGGACAGGCTGTTCCAGTTTGTGCAGCATCTGACTTTGGACCTGGGCTCGCTCAACATGCAGAGGGGACGTGACCATGGCTTGGCCG GCTACAATGCCTGGCGCAGGCTCTGTGGTCTGTCTCAGCCCAGGAACCAGGCCGAGCTCGGTCGGGttctgaacaacaacaacctcgCCCGGAGGCTGCTGCAGCTCTACGGGACGCCCGACAACATCGACGTCTGGATGGGAGGTGTGGCAGAGCCGTTTGTCCAGGGCGGCCGCGTGGGGCCTCTGTTTGCTTGTCTCATTGCGAGGCAGTTCAGAAGCACACGTGATGGTGACAG GCTGTGGCACCAGAATCCCGGCGTCTTCACTGCAAGACAGCGAGCTGCTCTGTCCACTGCCACGTTGGCCAGGATCATCTGCGACAACACCGGCATCACCTCCGTCACCAGGAACGTCTTCGACGTCGTCTCGAACAGGAACCGGGTCGTCCGCTGCAACGCCATCCAGAGCCTGGACCTGACGGCGTGGAAGGAGAACCTCGGGTGCTCAG GCTCGGGGGATAACTGTATTAAGGTCAATGGAGCAGAG AATGTTACTCAGCCGGACCCAGTGGAACAACCGGGCCTCCTGGACAACGAG ATCCACTAG